Proteins from one Streptosporangium becharense genomic window:
- a CDS encoding helix-turn-helix transcriptional regulator — protein MPGLRRTEVAILAGVSVEYYAKLERGQIAGASASVLEAIARALHLDDTERTHLFDLARAADGIPASGRPRRRATRQSASRPSLHWALDAITDGIAFVRDPRQNLLAANALGRRFYAPVIGDGGRTPNLARFQFLDPASRDFYPDWDLFAEMCVAIMRAEAGRDPHDRALQDLVGELSTRSDTFRTLWAAHDVRTHGTGTKRFHHPEVGELLLAYEELAITAEPGLVLIIYTTEPGSPSAERLRLLTSLAAGQPTHAGDEAATTSPGSRLRGHTAGPAAARAATRPC, from the coding sequence GTGCCCGGCCTGCGCCGTACCGAGGTCGCCATCCTCGCCGGGGTGAGCGTCGAGTACTACGCCAAACTCGAACGCGGCCAGATCGCCGGTGCGTCCGCGTCCGTTCTGGAGGCGATCGCGCGGGCGCTGCACCTGGACGACACCGAGCGCACCCACCTGTTCGACCTGGCGCGTGCCGCCGACGGTATCCCCGCCTCCGGCCGGCCGCGCCGCCGTGCCACCCGGCAGAGCGCCTCCCGGCCGAGCCTGCACTGGGCGCTGGACGCCATCACCGACGGCATCGCCTTCGTCCGCGACCCGCGCCAGAACCTGCTGGCGGCCAACGCGCTCGGCCGCCGCTTCTACGCGCCCGTCATCGGGGACGGCGGACGCACTCCCAACCTGGCCCGCTTCCAGTTTCTCGACCCCGCCTCACGCGACTTCTACCCCGACTGGGACCTGTTCGCCGAGATGTGCGTCGCGATCATGCGCGCCGAAGCGGGACGCGACCCGCACGACCGCGCCCTGCAGGACCTCGTTGGCGAACTCTCCACCCGAAGCGACACCTTTCGCACCCTGTGGGCCGCGCACGACGTGCGCACCCACGGCACGGGCACCAAGCGCTTCCACCATCCCGAGGTGGGGGAACTCCTGCTCGCCTACGAAGAACTCGCCATCACCGCCGAACCCGGACTCGTGCTCATCATCTACACCACCGAGCCCGGCTCCCCCTCCGCCGAACGCCTGCGCCTGCTCACCTCCCTGGCCGCCGGGCAGCCGACACACGCCGGCGACGAAGCCGCCACCACCTCTCCAGGATCGCGCCTTCGTGGGCATACAGCAGGTCCCGCTGCAGCGCGTGCAGCGACTCGCCCTTGCTGA
- a CDS encoding cupin domain-containing protein: MSLVSPVDRDAVLVRAADAEVVEQSAVNLTLLADSSTTGGALSTMRVTLARGADGALPHHHTSASELFYVLDGEVQILAGERVVTAGEGDLVVVPPNMPHAFGAAPGAGADLLIVITPGIERFDYFRLLARLSRGEATLDELLASQERFDNHFLDSPVWREARAGEAD, encoded by the coding sequence ATGTCGCTCGTATCACCGGTCGATCGGGACGCCGTCCTGGTGCGCGCCGCGGACGCCGAGGTCGTCGAGCAGTCCGCCGTCAACCTCACGCTTCTGGCTGACTCCAGCACCACCGGCGGCGCGCTCAGCACCATGCGTGTGACGCTGGCGCGGGGTGCCGACGGCGCGCTTCCGCACCACCACACGAGTGCGTCGGAGCTGTTCTACGTCCTCGACGGCGAGGTTCAGATCCTCGCGGGCGAGCGTGTCGTGACGGCGGGGGAGGGCGACCTGGTCGTCGTCCCGCCGAACATGCCGCACGCCTTCGGAGCCGCACCGGGCGCCGGTGCCGATCTGCTGATCGTCATCACCCCCGGGATCGAGAGGTTCGACTACTTCCGGCTCCTGGCGCGCCTGAGCAGGGGCGAGGCCACACTGGACGAGCTGCTCGCCTCACAGGAACGCTTCGACAACCACTTCCTCGACAGCCCGGTCTGGCGAGAGGCTCGCGCGGGGGAGGCGGACTGA
- a CDS encoding IS3 family transposase, which produces MRAAAGHLKQRGLRQELNRVLDEYFPDLEKSLGTARACAVLGTSRATLHRHRNPAPPRLGPRRPFHHPAELTEQERAQALAVLDSPRFADKSPGQVWATLLDEGVYLCSQATMYRLLRMRGTSGERRAQAVHPARKKPELTADGPNQVWSWDITKLKGPTRGVHYLLYVILDIFSRKVIWWEIWPTETGVLAKEFIEHAIAANDGIAPEAIHADRGTAMTSNTVSGLLALLGIDQSHSRPRVSNDNPYSEAQFKTLKYCPAFPGEFGSIEDANVFCGQFFRYYNTEHRHSGIGMHTPASVHDGSALEIQARRAATLNAAFLAHPERFRGRRPSPPPLPSRVWINKPSTGLEAGEAAASAQTPNVA; this is translated from the coding sequence ATTCGCGCTGCTGCAGGACATCTCAAGCAGCGCGGACTCCGGCAAGAGCTGAACCGGGTCCTCGATGAATACTTCCCCGACCTGGAGAAGTCGCTCGGTACGGCCAGAGCATGTGCGGTCCTCGGCACATCCCGGGCCACGCTGCATCGGCACCGCAACCCCGCCCCGCCCCGGCTGGGGCCGCGCCGGCCGTTTCACCACCCGGCCGAGTTGACCGAGCAGGAGCGCGCCCAGGCGCTGGCGGTGCTGGACTCGCCCCGCTTCGCCGACAAGTCCCCGGGCCAGGTGTGGGCCACCCTGCTGGACGAGGGCGTCTACCTGTGCTCGCAGGCCACCATGTACCGGTTGCTGCGGATGCGCGGCACCTCGGGTGAGCGCCGCGCCCAGGCCGTCCACCCGGCCCGCAAGAAACCCGAGCTGACCGCCGACGGCCCGAACCAGGTGTGGTCATGGGACATTACGAAACTGAAAGGCCCGACGCGCGGGGTCCATTACCTGCTGTACGTCATCCTCGATATCTTCTCGCGGAAAGTCATCTGGTGGGAGATCTGGCCCACCGAGACCGGCGTTCTCGCCAAGGAGTTCATCGAGCACGCGATCGCCGCCAACGACGGGATCGCTCCGGAAGCGATCCACGCCGACCGCGGTACCGCGATGACGTCGAACACCGTCTCCGGGCTGCTGGCGCTGCTGGGTATCGACCAGTCCCATTCCCGGCCGCGTGTGTCCAACGACAACCCGTATTCCGAAGCGCAGTTCAAGACGCTCAAGTACTGTCCGGCGTTCCCGGGCGAGTTCGGGTCCATCGAGGACGCGAACGTCTTCTGCGGGCAGTTCTTCCGGTACTACAACACCGAGCACCGCCATTCCGGGATCGGGATGCACACCCCGGCGTCGGTGCACGACGGCTCGGCACTCGAGATTCAGGCTCGGCGGGCCGCGACCCTGAACGCGGCGTTCCTGGCGCATCCCGAGCGGTTCCGTGGTCGGCGGCCGAGTCCGCCTCCGCTGCCCTCCCGGGTGTGGATCAACAAGCCGTCGACGGGTCTTGAAGCCGGCGAAGCCGCGGCCTCAGCACAGACACCGAACGTGGCTTGA
- a CDS encoding WD40 repeat domain-containing protein, with product MNTTPPQQRRPLSRRTLLLGGLGGLGALAIIDAPTAIALTRTFDDPPHAEPPTPSAAPLTGHTDWVYSVAFSPDGRLLATAGRDDTVRLWDVARRKPVAILPRRADLVYSVAFSPDGRLLATGSFEGAVRLWDVARRNAVATLTGHTDLVYSVAFSPDGRLLATGGSDDTVRLWDVARRNTVATLTNHATNHAAAVTSVAFSPNGRLLATGNFDDTVRLWNVAHRRTVATLTGHTSSVHSVAFSPNGRLLATGSADHSVKLWNVARRKTVATLEYAIGIESVAFSPDGKTLAAGGFDNMVRVWDVARRKTIVPLVGHTHFVTSVAFSPDGRLLATGSRDKSVRWWPTPLTQ from the coding sequence GTGAATACGACCCCTCCGCAGCAGCGCCGGCCGCTGTCTCGCCGGACCCTGCTCCTGGGCGGGCTGGGCGGGCTCGGCGCCCTGGCCATCATCGACGCGCCGACCGCGATCGCCCTCACCCGCACTTTCGACGATCCCCCCCACGCCGAGCCCCCCACACCGAGCGCCGCCCCCCTCACCGGCCACACCGACTGGGTCTACTCGGTGGCCTTCAGCCCGGACGGCAGACTCCTCGCCACCGCCGGCCGCGACGACACGGTGCGGCTGTGGGACGTGGCCCGCCGCAAACCCGTTGCCATCCTCCCCCGCCGCGCCGACTTGGTCTACTCGGTGGCCTTCAGCCCGGACGGCAGACTCCTCGCCACCGGCAGCTTCGAAGGTGCGGTGCGGCTGTGGGACGTGGCCCGCCGCAACGCCGTCGCCACCCTCACCGGCCACACCGACTTGGTCTACTCGGTGGCCTTCAGCCCGGACGGCAGACTCCTCGCCACCGGCGGCTCCGACGACACGGTGCGGCTGTGGGACGTGGCCCGCCGCAACACCGTCGCCACCCTCACCAACCACGCCACCAACCACGCCGCCGCTGTCACCTCGGTGGCCTTCAGCCCGAACGGCAGACTCCTCGCCACCGGCAACTTCGACGACACGGTGCGGCTGTGGAACGTGGCCCACCGTAGAACCGTCGCCACCCTCACCGGCCACACCAGCTCGGTCCACTCGGTGGCCTTCAGCCCGAACGGCAGACTCCTCGCGACCGGCAGCGCCGACCACAGCGTGAAGTTGTGGAACGTGGCCCGCCGCAAAACCGTCGCCACCCTCGAATACGCCATCGGGATCGAGTCGGTGGCCTTCAGCCCGGACGGCAAAACCCTCGCCGCCGGCGGCTTCGACAATATGGTGCGGGTGTGGGACGTGGCCCGCCGCAAAACCATCGTCCCCCTCGTCGGCCACACCCACTTTGTCACCTCGGTGGCCTTCAGCCCGGACGGCAGACTCCTCGCCACCGGCAGCCGCGACAAAAGCGTGAGGTGGTGGCCGACCCCGCTGACCCAGTAG
- a CDS encoding MarR family winged helix-turn-helix transcriptional regulator: protein MFDDESGPPEELSRWTGFLLNWVAAQAREAYEQVVAQVGLKPQHLGVLTQIRHGPMIQSRLSDRLQVFKPAMVTLVNELEAMGLAQRRPHPSDRRAVEVHILPAGLEKVQEVDRLSERASGEFFGPLTPEERQTLHDLLAKLAKDGPAGRRRIPR, encoded by the coding sequence ATGTTCGATGACGAGAGTGGGCCGCCCGAGGAGCTGAGCCGGTGGACCGGCTTCCTGCTGAACTGGGTCGCCGCTCAGGCCCGTGAGGCGTACGAACAGGTCGTGGCGCAGGTCGGGCTGAAGCCGCAGCACCTGGGGGTGCTCACCCAGATCCGGCACGGCCCGATGATCCAGTCACGGCTCAGCGACCGGCTGCAGGTTTTCAAGCCCGCCATGGTCACCCTTGTCAACGAGCTGGAGGCGATGGGGCTGGCACAGCGGCGGCCTCATCCGAGCGACCGTCGTGCCGTCGAGGTGCACATCCTCCCGGCCGGCCTGGAGAAGGTCCAGGAGGTCGACCGGCTCAGCGAGCGCGCCTCCGGCGAGTTCTTCGGCCCGCTGACCCCCGAGGAGCGGCAGACCCTGCACGACCTGCTCGCCAAGCTCGCCAAGGACGGTCCGGCCGGCCGCCGGAGGATCCCCCGATGA
- a CDS encoding carboxylesterase/lipase family protein yields the protein MHDTVKTRHGLVRGRAHDGVVAFKGIPYAAAPHGARRFLPPQPPASWDGVLEADAFGSAPPQRPPAPGVPAVWQPGDGLDCLTVNVWTASPDVDASLPVMVWIYGGHWSHGASSMPHYDGSVLARSGVVVVSFNYRTGFEGFGHLPGTPDNRGLLDQLAALAWTQDNIAAFGGDPGNVTVFGQSAGAASAALLAAAPAATGLFRRCILQSLPAGYLTVPHARQVTERLAAATGAAPTRDGLAALPPQALLEVPDGQLTGGRPGGAFAPVIDGDLVTATPWQALADGRARDLDLLCGFTHEEARGFPLAPPSTRIDLTAVAAGFGLAPDAVLAYRAAAPGVSTAEVFTTLMSDALVRMPTTRTADAHARAGGRTWLYDFAWQGPVGAAHGIDLPFVFGLPDTRYAARFLGSPPPADFATLSGRIRTAWISFAATGDPGWPPYDVETGHTRIWNTHPLDTGYPLPDSRRVWSHGS from the coding sequence ATGCACGACACTGTGAAGACCCGGCATGGCCTGGTTCGCGGCCGCGCGCACGACGGCGTCGTCGCGTTCAAGGGCATCCCGTACGCCGCGGCGCCTCATGGCGCGCGGCGGTTCCTGCCGCCACAGCCACCCGCGTCCTGGGACGGGGTACTCGAGGCCGACGCCTTCGGCAGCGCGCCGCCGCAACGCCCGCCGGCGCCGGGAGTGCCGGCGGTGTGGCAGCCCGGCGACGGCCTGGATTGTCTGACGGTGAACGTGTGGACCGCGTCCCCGGACGTGGACGCGAGCCTGCCCGTGATGGTGTGGATCTACGGCGGCCACTGGAGCCACGGCGCCTCGTCGATGCCCCACTACGACGGTTCCGTCCTCGCCCGATCCGGCGTGGTCGTGGTCAGCTTCAACTATCGCACCGGCTTCGAAGGCTTCGGCCACCTGCCCGGCACTCCTGACAACCGTGGCCTGCTCGACCAACTCGCCGCGCTCGCCTGGACCCAGGACAACATCGCCGCCTTCGGCGGGGACCCCGGCAACGTCACCGTCTTCGGCCAGTCCGCCGGTGCCGCCTCCGCCGCCCTGCTCGCCGCGGCGCCGGCGGCCACCGGGCTGTTCCGGCGGTGCATCCTGCAGAGCCTGCCCGCCGGTTACCTGACCGTGCCCCACGCGCGGCAGGTCACCGAACGGCTCGCCGCGGCCACCGGTGCCGCCCCCACCAGGGACGGCCTGGCCGCGCTCCCCCCGCAGGCCCTGCTGGAAGTGCCGGACGGGCAGCTGACCGGCGGGCGTCCCGGCGGCGCGTTCGCCCCGGTCATCGACGGCGACCTGGTCACCGCGACCCCCTGGCAGGCCCTCGCCGACGGGCGGGCCCGCGACCTCGACCTGCTCTGCGGTTTCACCCACGAAGAAGCTCGCGGCTTCCCGCTCGCACCCCCCTCGACGCGAATCGACCTGACGGCCGTGGCCGCCGGATTCGGCCTCGCCCCCGACGCCGTCCTCGCCTATCGTGCCGCCGCCCCCGGTGTCTCCACCGCCGAGGTGTTCACGACGCTGATGTCCGACGCCTTGGTGCGCATGCCCACCACCCGAACCGCCGACGCACACGCGCGAGCAGGCGGCCGTACCTGGTTGTACGACTTCGCCTGGCAAGGACCCGTCGGGGCCGCCCACGGCATCGATCTCCCCTTCGTCTTCGGCCTGCCCGACACCCGCTACGCCGCCCGTTTCCTCGGCAGCCCGCCTCCGGCCGACTTCGCCACCCTCTCCGGGCGGATCCGCACCGCCTGGATCTCGTTCGCCGCCACCGGCGACCCGGGATGGCCGCCCTACGACGTCGAGACGGGCCACACCCGGATCTGGAACACTCACCCCCTCGACACCGGCTATCCCCTCCCCGACTCCCGCCGCGTCTGGAGCCATGGGTCGTGA
- a CDS encoding DeoR/GlpR family DNA-binding transcription regulator — protein sequence MLAAQRRDLLLERLRTDGRIIAKDLAAELGISEDSIRRDLRDLAAAGLCQRVYGGALPVSPAIADYAARRDVQMSGKQRVAAAAAALVEPDSTAILDGGTTALAVAHALPLDLRATVVTHSPTVASALADHRDVEVYLIGGRLFKHSMVTCGAAAMEAVRGLRLHADLFLLGVTGVHPEAGLTTGDADEAAMKRALAHQAADTYVLASSEKIGTASRFTVLPLSEVAGVVTDANADNPTVRALEVPVVHAP from the coding sequence ATGCTTGCCGCCCAACGCCGTGACCTGTTGCTCGAACGCCTCCGCACGGACGGCCGGATCATCGCCAAGGACCTCGCCGCCGAACTCGGCATCTCCGAGGACAGCATCCGCCGTGACCTGCGCGACCTCGCGGCGGCGGGCCTGTGCCAGCGCGTGTACGGCGGCGCGCTGCCCGTCTCGCCGGCGATCGCCGACTACGCCGCGCGCCGGGACGTCCAGATGTCCGGCAAGCAGCGGGTGGCGGCCGCCGCGGCCGCACTGGTCGAGCCGGACAGCACGGCGATCCTCGACGGCGGCACGACCGCGCTGGCCGTCGCCCACGCGCTGCCCCTCGACCTGCGGGCCACCGTCGTGACGCACAGCCCGACCGTGGCGAGCGCACTGGCCGACCACCGGGACGTGGAGGTCTACCTGATCGGCGGACGGCTGTTCAAGCACTCGATGGTCACCTGCGGAGCCGCCGCCATGGAGGCAGTGCGCGGACTGCGACTGCACGCCGACCTCTTCCTGCTCGGCGTCACCGGCGTGCATCCCGAGGCGGGGCTGACCACCGGCGACGCCGACGAGGCCGCGATGAAGCGTGCCCTGGCGCACCAGGCCGCCGACACCTACGTGCTGGCGAGCTCGGAGAAGATCGGCACCGCGTCCCGGTTCACCGTGCTGCCGTTGTCCGAGGTCGCCGGGGTGGTCACCGACGCGAACGCGGACAACCCGACGGTGCGGGCGCTGGAGGTGCCGGTCGTCCATGCTCCGTGA
- a CDS encoding DUF4406 domain-containing protein, whose translation MLILIAGPYRSGTGDDPELMARNLARLEEAAWPIFRSGHIPMIGEWVALPVLRGAGGTGPADPVAEQIMYPTAERLLRHCDAVLRLPGESTGADQDVRIARERGLPVYHRIEDIPGYQAA comes from the coding sequence ATGCTAATTCTGATCGCAGGCCCCTACCGCTCGGGCACCGGTGACGACCCGGAACTGATGGCACGCAACCTGGCCAGGCTGGAGGAGGCGGCATGGCCGATCTTCCGCAGCGGTCACATCCCGATGATCGGAGAGTGGGTCGCGCTGCCCGTGCTGCGCGGCGCGGGCGGCACCGGGCCGGCCGATCCGGTCGCCGAGCAGATCATGTACCCCACCGCCGAACGCCTGCTGCGGCACTGCGACGCGGTGCTAAGGCTGCCCGGCGAGTCCACCGGCGCCGACCAGGACGTACGGATCGCCCGCGAGCGCGGACTGCCCGTCTACCACCGGATCGAGGACATCCCCGGCTACCAGGCCGCCTAG
- a CDS encoding GNAT family N-acetyltransferase: MTTTAAGPRITAMTAEHADQVLAIYQFGIDEGQATFETTAPTWPQFDAAKLPGHRHVALDEAGRVLGWVAAVAVSDRCAYAGVVEHSVYVHPAARGRGVGTALLAALITSTEAAGIWTIQSGIFPENTASLALHARVGFRVIGTRTRLGRHHDVWRDVVLIERRSPVIS, from the coding sequence ATGACCACCACCGCCGCAGGCCCGCGCATCACGGCCATGACGGCCGAGCACGCCGACCAGGTGCTGGCGATCTACCAGTTCGGCATCGACGAAGGCCAGGCCACCTTCGAAACCACCGCCCCGACCTGGCCGCAGTTCGACGCGGCCAAGCTGCCCGGACACCGGCACGTCGCCCTGGATGAGGCCGGGCGAGTACTCGGCTGGGTCGCGGCGGTCGCGGTCTCCGACCGCTGCGCCTACGCCGGCGTGGTCGAGCACTCCGTCTACGTCCACCCCGCTGCCCGCGGCCGCGGCGTCGGCACAGCCCTCCTCGCGGCGCTGATTACCTCCACCGAGGCCGCGGGAATCTGGACGATCCAGTCCGGGATCTTCCCCGAGAACACCGCCAGCCTCGCCCTGCACGCCCGGGTCGGATTCCGCGTCATCGGCACCCGGACGCGCCTCGGCCGCCACCACGACGTATGGCGCGACGTCGTGCTGATCGAACGCCGCAGCCCCGTCATCTCCTGA
- a CDS encoding arsenate reductase ArsC has translation MSTAVPSVLFVCVHNAGRSQMAAAFLTHLTQGRVQVRSAGSAPADAVNPAVVEAMHEAGIDISAEIPKMLTTDAVRSSDVVITMGCGDACPIFPGKRYEDWQLDDPAGQGIDAVRPIRDEIETRVRALIAEITPAPEQA, from the coding sequence ATGAGCACCGCCGTCCCGTCCGTGCTGTTCGTCTGCGTGCACAACGCCGGCCGCTCCCAGATGGCCGCCGCGTTCCTCACCCACCTGACCCAAGGCCGCGTCCAAGTCCGATCGGCTGGGTCCGCCCCCGCCGACGCGGTGAACCCGGCCGTGGTGGAGGCGATGCACGAGGCCGGAATCGACATCTCCGCCGAGATCCCCAAGATGCTCACCACCGACGCCGTCCGCTCAAGCGACGTGGTCATCACCATGGGCTGCGGCGATGCCTGTCCGATCTTCCCCGGCAAGCGCTATGAGGACTGGCAACTGGACGACCCCGCCGGCCAAGGCATCGACGCCGTCCGCCCGATCCGCGACGAGATCGAAACCCGCGTCCGCGCCCTGATCGCCGAAATCACCCCCGCCCCAGAGCAGGCATGA
- a CDS encoding aquaporin, translating to MGRRLAAEAIGAAALVAVVVGSGIQAARLSQDGGITLLANSLATVFGLGVLIALFGPVSGAHFNPLVSLAAWWQERRSGQGLSLREVAAYAFAQIAGAIIGAVLANTMFARPLVHWSLQERYAGHLWLAEAAATAGLVVLIFGLARTGRAHLAPVSVASYIGAAYWFTSSTSFANPAVTIGRAFTDTYAGIAPTSVAPFIAAQLVGAAAGLGLTAVVFGPAALATAAPSRDPRRSPDEAGPVAAAFAEQGGHRP from the coding sequence TTGGGGCGGCGCCTGGCCGCCGAGGCGATCGGCGCCGCGGCTCTGGTCGCCGTAGTGGTCGGCTCCGGCATCCAGGCAGCCCGGCTCAGCCAGGATGGCGGGATCACGTTGCTGGCCAACTCCCTGGCCACCGTTTTCGGCCTGGGCGTGCTGATCGCTCTGTTCGGCCCCGTCTCCGGCGCGCACTTCAACCCGCTGGTCTCGCTGGCCGCCTGGTGGCAAGAGCGCCGCAGCGGCCAGGGGCTGTCCCTGCGGGAGGTGGCCGCCTACGCATTCGCTCAGATCGCGGGGGCGATCATCGGCGCAGTGCTGGCCAACACCATGTTCGCCCGGCCCCTGGTGCACTGGTCGCTCCAGGAACGGTACGCAGGGCATCTGTGGCTGGCCGAGGCCGCGGCGACCGCCGGGCTGGTCGTGCTGATATTCGGGCTGGCCCGTACCGGCCGCGCCCATCTCGCGCCCGTCTCGGTGGCCTCCTACATCGGGGCGGCCTACTGGTTCACCTCCTCCACCAGCTTCGCCAACCCCGCGGTGACCATCGGCCGAGCCTTCACCGACACCTACGCGGGCATCGCCCCGACCTCGGTCGCACCGTTCATCGCCGCTCAGCTTGTCGGCGCAGCTGCTGGACTGGGCCTGACTGCCGTCGTGTTCGGCCCGGCCGCCCTCGCCACCGCAGCACCATCTCGTGATCCCCGCCGGTCCCCTGATGAGGCCGGCCCGGTCGCGGCCGCTTTCGCCGAGCAAGGAGGTCACCGCCCATGA
- a CDS encoding ArsR/SmtB family transcription factor: MSKQALPVLPPDQGCCAPMARRPLGETDAAELSRMFKALSDPVRLRLLSLIASYEGGEACVCDLTGPFDVSQPTISHHLKVLREAGLVDSERRGTWVYYWVLPAALNRLSTLLQAPVPPRVHT, encoded by the coding sequence ATGTCGAAACAAGCGTTGCCGGTCCTGCCGCCCGATCAGGGATGCTGCGCGCCGATGGCCCGCCGGCCCCTGGGCGAGACGGACGCGGCCGAGCTGTCGCGGATGTTCAAGGCGCTGTCGGATCCGGTCCGGCTGCGGCTGCTGTCGCTGATCGCCTCCTACGAGGGCGGCGAGGCGTGCGTGTGCGATCTGACCGGCCCATTCGACGTCTCCCAGCCCACGATCTCCCACCACCTCAAAGTGTTGCGGGAAGCCGGTCTGGTCGACTCCGAACGGCGCGGGACGTGGGTGTACTACTGGGTGCTGCCCGCCGCATTGAACCGCCTGTCGACCCTGCTGCAGGCCCCCGTCCCGCCGCGAGTCCACACGTGA
- a CDS encoding ArsI/CadI family heavy metal resistance metalloenzyme yields MSRVQLALRVADLEGSIAFYSKLFGVEPAKRRPGYANFAISEPPLKLVLLEGEAGHDTRLDHLGVEVEATAQVNAAAQRLKDAGLATFEENDTSCCYAVQDKVWVHGPGAEPWEVYVVKADADTLGASATDSEGPQAPCVCGLGADEAVGQAQSATTSANTGCC; encoded by the coding sequence ATGTCCCGTGTTCAGCTCGCCCTGCGCGTCGCCGACCTGGAAGGATCGATCGCCTTCTACTCCAAGCTGTTCGGCGTCGAGCCGGCCAAGCGCCGTCCCGGCTACGCCAACTTCGCCATCTCCGAGCCCCCGCTGAAGCTGGTCCTGCTCGAAGGCGAGGCCGGCCACGACACCCGCCTGGACCACCTCGGCGTCGAGGTCGAGGCCACCGCCCAGGTGAACGCGGCCGCCCAGCGACTCAAGGACGCCGGGCTGGCCACCTTCGAAGAGAACGACACCTCCTGCTGCTACGCCGTCCAGGACAAGGTCTGGGTCCACGGCCCCGGCGCCGAGCCGTGGGAGGTCTACGTGGTCAAGGCCGACGCCGACACCCTCGGTGCGTCCGCCACCGACTCCGAGGGCCCGCAGGCGCCCTGCGTTTGCGGGCTTGGCGCCGATGAGGCCGTCGGCCAAGCTCAGTCGGCCACTACCAGCGCGAACACCGGCTGCTGCTGA
- a CDS encoding M24 family metallopeptidase: protein MEIKTDAAMDAMREAGRVVARALAAVQKAAGVGVSLQELDEAARAVLAEAGAGSPFLGYRPSFAPVPFPAVICTIDTVARRAGCGMPADFGGHGIGRHMHEDPHVPNRGRPGRGFPLRHGLVLAIEPMLMAGGRNTYRTGADGWTLRTTDGSRAAHIEHTVAITDQGPRILTLPSPGANWACTALTSESHRGRLGDRSSPQLVGDPQRAP from the coding sequence GTGGAGATCAAGACCGATGCCGCGATGGACGCGATGCGGGAAGCCGGGCGCGTGGTGGCCCGTGCCCTGGCCGCGGTCCAGAAAGCGGCCGGCGTCGGGGTGTCCCTGCAGGAACTCGACGAGGCGGCCCGCGCGGTTCTGGCCGAGGCGGGGGCCGGTTCCCCATTCCTCGGGTACCGGCCGTCCTTCGCCCCGGTCCCCTTCCCCGCCGTGATCTGCACCATCGACACCGTCGCCCGCAGGGCGGGCTGCGGCATGCCCGCCGACTTCGGCGGTCACGGCATCGGCCGCCATATGCATGAAGACCCTCATGTCCCCAACCGTGGCCGCCCCGGCCGCGGCTTCCCCCTCCGCCACGGCCTGGTCCTCGCCATCGAGCCCATGCTCATGGCCGGCGGGCGGAACACCTACCGGACCGGCGCCGACGGCTGGACCCTGCGTACCACCGACGGCAGTAGGGCAGCCCACATCGAGCACACCGTCGCCATCACCGACCAGGGTCCTCGCATTCTGACGTTGCCCTCGCCCGGTGCGAACTGGGCCTGCACCGCACTCACGAGCGAGTCCCACAGAGGCAGGCTCGGTGACCGGTCGAGCCCGCAACTCGTCGGCGATCCACAGCGCGCGCCGTAG
- a CDS encoding ABC transporter ATP-binding protein yields MALVVSGLSYGHPGGRTLYRDASFRVEAGTVVGITGPSGSGKSTLGALLAGDLRAPSGEITIDGVPLPKRGFRPVQLIHQHPERAVNHKWRMRSVLRESHEVPQETLDLLGVRSEWLDRWPAELSGGELQRFCIARALHPATRYLVADEMTAMFDAITQAQIWHALSGIVRERGLGMVVISHEPALLDRLCDEQIAVERFRDPSGCGSSPVSA; encoded by the coding sequence TTGGCACTGGTAGTCAGCGGTCTCAGCTACGGCCATCCGGGCGGGCGGACGTTGTACCGCGACGCCTCCTTCCGGGTGGAGGCCGGTACCGTCGTAGGCATCACCGGGCCGAGCGGCAGCGGTAAGTCGACGCTCGGCGCGCTCCTGGCGGGAGACCTCCGGGCACCGTCCGGTGAGATCACGATCGACGGCGTCCCGCTGCCGAAACGCGGGTTCCGGCCGGTGCAACTGATCCACCAGCATCCCGAACGGGCGGTCAACCACAAGTGGCGGATGCGGTCGGTGCTGCGGGAGTCACATGAAGTGCCTCAGGAGACGCTCGATCTGCTCGGTGTCAGGAGCGAGTGGCTCGACCGCTGGCCGGCCGAACTGTCCGGAGGCGAACTGCAACGCTTCTGCATCGCCCGCGCGCTTCATCCCGCCACCAGGTACCTCGTCGCCGACGAGATGACCGCCATGTTCGACGCGATCACGCAAGCACAGATCTGGCACGCACTCAGCGGCATCGTTCGCGAACGCGGCCTCGGCATGGTCGTCATCAGCCATGAGCCGGCGCTGCTCGATCGGCTCTGCGACGAGCAGATCGCCGTCGAACGTTTCCGAGACCCATCGGGGTGTGGCTCGTCCCCGGTGAGTGCCTGA